From a single Armatimonadota bacterium genomic region:
- the pilO gene encoding type 4a pilus biogenesis protein PilO, which yields MKNDSLKTVILLALVVILIGGGLTYWQFGARSEAEARLSDLRSKLPDADQVNADLAKSQQDLQAARMELDHLEKSLPETAYIPTLLKELESLGASKNVKIAGIRPIVQASVDPKAKKGEEAYESVEIDITGQGTYRALLEFISALKGFPKILAVSTISMQPRQDAKATGTGLLDATIRLRAYVFKQQLDENGLPVDPAQVSDTPAQPGAANGAAGSEQPTTPNDTTSSGTSPNGTGTQAPGTGNGSGTHAAPAPGAKSSDLHTNTPSKEGAL from the coding sequence ATGAAAAACGATTCTTTGAAGACTGTGATCTTGTTGGCGTTGGTCGTCATCTTGATCGGTGGCGGATTGACCTACTGGCAGTTCGGCGCGCGATCCGAGGCGGAAGCCCGGCTGAGCGACTTGAGGTCGAAGTTGCCGGATGCCGACCAAGTGAACGCCGATTTGGCCAAAAGCCAGCAGGATCTCCAAGCGGCCCGCATGGAGTTGGATCACCTGGAGAAATCTTTGCCGGAAACGGCCTATATCCCGACCTTGCTGAAGGAACTGGAGTCCCTCGGGGCTTCTAAGAACGTCAAGATCGCCGGAATCCGCCCTATCGTGCAGGCCTCTGTTGACCCCAAGGCCAAGAAGGGCGAAGAAGCTTACGAAAGCGTTGAGATCGACATCACGGGCCAGGGGACTTATCGCGCCCTGTTGGAGTTCATTTCGGCTTTGAAGGGATTCCCCAAGATTTTGGCGGTGAGCACAATTTCCATGCAACCCCGGCAAGATGCGAAGGCAACTGGTACCGGTTTGCTGGATGCGACGATCCGGTTGCGGGCTTATGTTTTCAAGCAGCAGCTGGATGAGAACGGCCTGCCGGTTGACCCGGCCCAGGTCTCGGACACTCCGGCGCAACCGGGTGCGGCCAATGGCGCGGCGGGATCGGAACAGCCGACCACCCCGAACGACACCACCTCGAGCGGCACCTCGCCAAACGGCACCGGCACGCAGGCTCCGGGCACCGGCAACGGTTCCGGCACGCATGCGGCACCGGCTCCCGGCGCGAAAAGCTCCGACTTGCATACGAACACACCCTCAAAGGAAGGTGCCCTATGA
- the pilM gene encoding type IV pilus assembly protein PilM, with protein sequence MAKRRSTMSLNPFKKRSYVGIDIGHKTINLVQLEKVGHGWKVSRQGMIPTPSDSVKDGVVIDPDVVGIAIKGALREFKISASSAVVAVSGASVIVRMIKTAKMTPQMLRKSIRYEAGHYVPSSIEDSYIEFEILGETEDGQLDVMIVAAPREVVESKKRAVERADLEVDIVDIEAFAIYRSLIEADENSVLHNMTVAIVDVGAAATTVSVVSDGKFMMTRTIVAAGQAMTDALKSYFQLNDEQAEIGKSQLDFTPLAANPLTDNPPLKVVQGHVDDLAREIRRSIGYFQTQQAEGAKSNPVTHILLTGGGAKLRGLGEYMSSKLGAEVITTGIYDNPKFIPIGDLPPGKGLEWSVATGLAMRAFMKAA encoded by the coding sequence ATGGCCAAGAGGAGATCGACGATGTCGCTTAACCCCTTCAAAAAACGCAGCTACGTGGGCATTGATATCGGCCACAAGACCATCAACCTGGTTCAACTCGAAAAGGTTGGCCACGGTTGGAAAGTGTCGCGCCAGGGGATGATCCCCACGCCGAGCGATTCGGTGAAAGACGGCGTGGTGATCGACCCGGACGTTGTGGGCATTGCGATTAAAGGTGCCTTGCGGGAGTTCAAGATTTCGGCCTCTTCGGCCGTTGTCGCCGTTTCTGGGGCATCGGTGATTGTGCGGATGATCAAGACGGCAAAGATGACACCGCAAATGCTGCGAAAGTCGATCCGCTACGAAGCGGGCCACTATGTCCCTTCCTCGATTGAGGACAGCTATATCGAATTTGAAATCCTGGGCGAGACGGAAGACGGCCAATTGGACGTGATGATCGTCGCCGCCCCGCGGGAAGTGGTTGAAAGCAAGAAGCGCGCGGTAGAGCGTGCCGACCTTGAAGTCGACATTGTGGATATCGAGGCGTTTGCGATCTACCGGAGCTTGATTGAAGCCGACGAGAATTCGGTTTTGCACAACATGACGGTGGCGATTGTGGACGTCGGGGCTGCCGCGACCACGGTGAGCGTGGTCAGCGACGGGAAGTTCATGATGACGCGGACCATCGTTGCCGCCGGCCAGGCGATGACGGATGCCCTGAAGAGCTATTTCCAACTGAATGATGAGCAGGCTGAGATCGGAAAATCGCAGCTTGATTTCACGCCGTTGGCGGCGAACCCGCTGACGGACAACCCGCCGCTGAAGGTGGTCCAAGGCCATGTCGACGACTTGGCCCGTGAGATCCGCCGGTCGATCGGCTACTTCCAGACCCAACAGGCGGAAGGGGCGAAATCGAACCCCGTGACCCACATTTTGCTGACAGGCGGGGGCGCCAAGCTCCGCGGCCTTGGCGAATACATGTCGAGCAAGCTCGGCGCCGAAGTGATCACGACCGGGATCTACGACAACCCGAAATTCATCCCCATCGGCGACTTGCCGCCAGGCAAAGGCCTGGAGTGGTCGGTTGCCACCGGACTTGCCATGCGCGCCTTCATGAAGGCGGCTTAA
- a CDS encoding helix-turn-helix domain-containing protein, with the protein MNFADAIRKVHGEPQAAVQPDAYDLQPNSGVPQLGFCADGLPAPASASVLAGNVVRLELFLSAEQMSGMFRAIMAGQHTVMTAREAAAYLRIGKDTLMKLAEEGEIPGILIDGRWRFPKPNLDDWLMLNQHGQEEIDDVA; encoded by the coding sequence ATGAATTTTGCCGATGCGATCCGCAAAGTCCACGGGGAACCGCAAGCCGCGGTCCAACCGGACGCTTATGACCTTCAGCCGAATTCCGGCGTGCCTCAGTTGGGGTTCTGTGCCGATGGCCTGCCGGCGCCGGCATCGGCTTCGGTGCTTGCTGGCAACGTGGTGCGGCTTGAGCTCTTTTTGAGTGCAGAGCAGATGTCCGGGATGTTCCGGGCGATCATGGCTGGCCAGCACACGGTGATGACGGCCCGCGAGGCGGCCGCCTATCTCCGGATTGGCAAAGACACTTTGATGAAGCTCGCCGAAGAAGGCGAGATCCCCGGCATCTTGATCGATGGCCGGTGGCGGTTCCCCAAGCCGAACTTGGACGACTGGCTGATGCTGAACCAGCATGGCCAAGAGGAGATCGACGATGTCGCTTAA
- a CDS encoding AAA family ATPase, with product MYEQYWGLNEAPFTLTPDPRFLYMSRSHEDALMMLHYAIARNKGAAMLCGEIGLGKTTISRKLLEMLDPVQYRIVLIVNPILTPTQMLQEILSQLDVETTSRNRQVLVQQLHLTLIENYDRGRRVVLMIDEAHLIRSSNSFEELRLLLNCQMNDQFLLSLVLLGQKELLPKLKKVPALEQRLAVKHLIKPLDILDTGELILFRLRVAGFSGDRSPFTPEAIHEIHRLSNGAPRVAIQLADNAMLMAMARKEKFVDGFLINEIANDFGAAA from the coding sequence ATGTACGAGCAGTACTGGGGACTTAACGAAGCACCATTCACATTGACGCCAGATCCGCGGTTCCTCTATATGAGCCGCTCTCACGAAGATGCGTTGATGATGCTGCATTACGCCATTGCCCGCAACAAAGGGGCGGCGATGCTCTGCGGCGAGATCGGGCTTGGGAAGACGACGATCAGCCGGAAGCTGCTTGAGATGCTCGACCCGGTGCAATACCGGATCGTGCTCATTGTCAACCCGATCCTGACCCCGACCCAGATGCTGCAAGAGATCCTCTCCCAGTTGGATGTGGAGACGACTTCGCGCAACCGCCAAGTGCTTGTTCAGCAGCTCCACCTGACCTTGATCGAGAATTACGATCGGGGTCGCCGCGTTGTTCTGATGATCGACGAGGCGCACTTGATTCGCTCGAGCAACAGTTTTGAAGAGTTGCGCCTGCTGCTGAATTGTCAGATGAACGACCAGTTCCTGTTGAGCCTGGTTCTGCTGGGCCAAAAGGAGTTGCTGCCGAAATTGAAAAAGGTTCCGGCACTGGAGCAGCGGTTGGCGGTGAAGCACCTGATTAAACCGCTGGACATTTTGGACACCGGCGAACTGATTCTGTTCCGCCTGCGCGTCGCCGGATTTTCTGGTGACCGGAGCCCGTTCACGCCGGAGGCGATCCATGAGATCCATCGGCTGAGCAACGGGGCGCCCCGGGTTGCGATCCAACTGGCCGACAACGCGATGTTGATGGCGATGGCCCGCAAAGAAAAGTTTGTCGATGGATTCTTGATCAACGAGATTGCCAACGACTTTGGAGCCGCCGCATGA